Proteins found in one Amycolatopsis umgeniensis genomic segment:
- a CDS encoding acyl-CoA dehydrogenase family protein, translating to MTDPFFTPERVELRKTVRRFAETEILPYLDGWEREGELPRDLHRKAGELGLLGVGFPEEVGGGGGDYLDAVVIAEELHYAGGSGGLFASLFTCGIAVPHIAAAGDPVQIERWVRPALEGAKIGSLAVTEPDGGSDVAGIRTTAVREGDEYVINGAKTFITSGCRADFVTTVVRTGESGAHGISLVVVERGTPGFTVSRKLEKMGWLCSDTAELSYVDVRVPAENLIGAENSGFAQVATQFVTERVSLAVQGYAHAQRALDLTLDWCRLRETFGRPLISRQLVQHKLTEMARKIDVARTYTRQVAQRHVAGEEVIAEACFAKNTAVETAEWVVNEAVQLHGGLGYMRESEVERHYRDVRILGIGGGTNEILTGLAAKRLGYTA from the coding sequence GTGACCGACCCCTTCTTCACGCCGGAACGCGTCGAACTGCGCAAGACCGTCCGGCGGTTCGCCGAAACCGAGATCCTGCCGTACCTCGACGGCTGGGAGCGCGAGGGCGAACTGCCCCGCGACCTGCACCGCAAGGCAGGCGAACTCGGGCTGCTCGGCGTCGGCTTCCCCGAGGAGGTCGGCGGTGGGGGCGGTGACTACCTCGACGCGGTGGTCATCGCCGAGGAACTGCACTACGCGGGCGGTTCCGGCGGACTGTTCGCCTCGCTGTTCACCTGCGGTATCGCCGTCCCGCACATCGCGGCGGCGGGCGATCCGGTGCAGATCGAACGCTGGGTCCGGCCGGCGCTGGAAGGCGCCAAGATCGGCTCGCTCGCGGTCACCGAACCCGATGGCGGCTCCGACGTCGCCGGGATCCGCACCACGGCGGTGCGCGAGGGCGACGAGTACGTCATCAACGGCGCCAAGACCTTCATCACCTCGGGCTGCCGTGCCGACTTCGTGACCACCGTGGTCCGCACCGGGGAATCCGGCGCCCACGGGATCTCGCTCGTCGTCGTCGAACGCGGCACGCCGGGTTTCACCGTGTCCCGCAAGCTGGAGAAGATGGGCTGGCTCTGCTCGGACACCGCCGAGCTGTCCTATGTGGACGTCCGGGTGCCCGCGGAGAACCTGATCGGCGCGGAGAACAGCGGATTCGCCCAGGTCGCCACGCAGTTCGTCACCGAGCGGGTTTCGCTGGCGGTGCAGGGTTACGCGCACGCGCAACGAGCGCTCGACCTGACGCTCGACTGGTGCCGCCTGCGCGAGACCTTCGGCCGTCCGCTGATCTCCCGGCAGCTGGTGCAGCACAAGCTCACCGAGATGGCCCGCAAGATCGACGTCGCGCGGACGTACACCCGGCAGGTCGCGCAGCGGCACGTCGCGGGCGAAGAGGTCATCGCCGAAGCCTGTTTCGCGAAGAACACCGCCGTCGAGACCGCCGAATGGGTGGTCAACGAGGCCGTGCAGCTGCACGGCGGACTCGGCTACATGCGGGAGTCCGAAGTGGAGCGTCACTACCGTGACGTGCGCATCCTCGGCATCGGCGGCGGGACGAACGAGATCCTCACCGGCTTGGCCGCGAAGCGATTGGGATACACCGCATGA
- a CDS encoding acyl-CoA carboxylase subunit beta produces the protein MSTIRSTVDERSEEFAANRESMLGKLAEIDGEHAKAIAGGGEKYVTRHRKRGKLLARERIELLLDEDSPFLELSPLAAWGSDYQVGASVITGIGVVEGVECMISASDPTVKGGASNPWTAKKSYRAADIAAQNRLPVINLVESGGADLPTQKEIFIPGGRIFRDITRSSAAKVPTIALVFGNSTAGGAYLPGMSDYVVMVKERAKVFLGGPPLVKMATGEESDDESLGGAEMHARTSGLADYLAADEEDAIRLGRSIVKRLNWSKQGPTPKPDYAEPLYSAEDLLGIVPTDLKVPFDPREVIARVADGSDFDEFKPLYGSSLATGWASIHGYPVGVLANAQGVLFGEESQKAAQFIQLANQIDTPLVFLHNTTGYMVGKEYEQSGIIKHGAMMINAVSNSKVPHLSVLMGASYGAGHYGMCGRAYDPRFLFAWPSAKSAVMGPQQLAGVLSIVARAAAASRGQDYNEEHDAAMRAMVEGQIELESMPMFLSGMLYDDGIIDPRDTRTVLGLSLSVIHNGPVKGAEGFGVFRM, from the coding sequence ATGAGCACCATCAGGTCCACTGTGGACGAACGAAGCGAGGAGTTCGCCGCCAATCGCGAGTCCATGCTCGGCAAACTGGCCGAGATCGACGGCGAGCACGCCAAGGCGATCGCGGGCGGCGGCGAGAAGTACGTCACCCGGCACCGCAAACGCGGCAAGCTGCTGGCCCGGGAGCGGATCGAGCTCCTCCTCGACGAGGACTCGCCGTTCCTGGAGCTGTCTCCGCTGGCGGCCTGGGGTTCGGACTATCAGGTCGGCGCCAGCGTGATCACCGGAATCGGCGTCGTCGAAGGCGTCGAGTGCATGATCTCGGCGAGCGACCCCACGGTCAAAGGCGGGGCCAGCAACCCGTGGACGGCCAAGAAGAGCTACCGCGCCGCGGACATCGCCGCACAGAACCGGCTGCCGGTGATCAACCTCGTCGAGTCCGGCGGGGCCGATCTGCCGACGCAGAAGGAGATCTTCATCCCCGGCGGCCGGATCTTCCGCGACATCACGCGGTCTTCGGCGGCCAAAGTGCCCACGATCGCGCTGGTGTTCGGCAACTCGACCGCCGGCGGCGCGTACCTGCCCGGCATGTCGGACTACGTCGTGATGGTCAAGGAACGGGCGAAGGTGTTCCTCGGCGGGCCGCCGCTGGTCAAGATGGCCACCGGTGAGGAGTCCGACGACGAATCGCTCGGCGGCGCCGAAATGCACGCCCGCACGTCGGGCCTCGCCGACTACCTCGCGGCCGACGAGGAGGACGCGATCCGGCTCGGCCGCAGCATCGTCAAGCGGCTCAACTGGAGCAAGCAGGGCCCGACGCCGAAACCGGACTACGCCGAGCCGCTGTACTCCGCCGAAGACCTGCTCGGCATCGTGCCCACCGATCTCAAGGTGCCGTTCGATCCGCGCGAGGTGATCGCCAGGGTCGCCGACGGTTCGGACTTCGACGAGTTCAAACCCTTGTACGGCAGCAGTCTCGCCACCGGCTGGGCGAGCATCCACGGCTACCCGGTCGGCGTCCTCGCCAACGCCCAAGGCGTGCTTTTCGGCGAGGAATCGCAGAAGGCGGCCCAGTTCATCCAGCTGGCCAACCAGATCGACACACCGCTGGTCTTCCTGCACAACACCACCGGCTACATGGTCGGCAAGGAATACGAGCAGAGCGGCATCATCAAACACGGCGCGATGATGATCAACGCCGTGTCGAACTCGAAGGTGCCGCATCTGTCGGTGCTCATGGGTGCCTCGTATGGCGCCGGGCATTACGGCATGTGCGGCCGTGCCTACGATCCCCGCTTCCTGTTCGCCTGGCCCAGCGCGAAATCCGCGGTCATGGGACCGCAGCAGTTGGCCGGGGTGCTGTCCATCGTGGCCCGTGCGGCCGCCGCGTCGCGAGGCCAGGACTACAACGAGGAGCACGACGCCGCCATGCGAGCCATGGTGGAGGGGCAGATCGAGCTGGAGTCGATGCCGATGTTCCTCTCCGGGATGCTCTACGACGACGGGATCATCGATCCCCGCGACACCCGCACGGTGCTCGGGCTCAGCCTGTCCGTGATCCACAATGGACCAGTGAAGGGCGCCGAAGGCTTCGGCGTCTTCCGGATGTAG
- a CDS encoding biotin carboxylase N-terminal domain-containing protein, which yields MIEKLLVANRGEIARRVFRTCRDAGIGTVAVFSDADADAPHTAEADVAVRLPGNAPSDTYLRAELLIKAAVETGADAIHPGYGFLSENAAFARAVLDAGLTWVGPPPEAIESMGSKVESKRMMADAGVPILSELDPAEVTEADLPLLVKASAGGGGRGMRVVRSLGELAEAVEGASAEAASAFGDPTVFCERYLETGRHIEVQVLADTHGTVWAVGERECSIQRRHQKVVEEAPSPFVDEAMREALFDAARKAAQAIDYVGAGTVEFLAGPDGRFYFLEMNTRLQVEHPVTEVTTGLDLVALQLRIAEGEHLPIEEPETRGHAIEVRLYAEDPAAGWQPQSGTLHRFELPAAQREFEVGPGVRLDSGFVSGQTVGVHYDPMLAKVIAFAPDRRSAARALAGALAGAEIHGVVTNRDLLVNVLRHEAFLAGETDTAFFDRHGLDTLAKPLATVDTVRISALAAALAGAAVNRSGARVQGRLPSGWRNVRSQGQRKRFLQGEDEIEVVYTLGRDGLRADGFAGVELVSADGGSVVLEVAGVRRKFTVARYDGAVYVDSPEGTVELTVVPRYADPDAALAAGSLVAPMPGTVVRLAVEAGDTVKTGDPLLWLEAMKMEHRIAAPADGVVTELPVVVGQQVEVGTILAVVGENE from the coding sequence GTGATCGAGAAACTCCTGGTCGCCAACCGCGGGGAGATCGCCCGCCGCGTGTTCCGCACCTGCCGTGACGCCGGGATCGGCACGGTCGCGGTGTTCTCCGACGCGGACGCCGACGCGCCGCACACCGCCGAGGCGGATGTCGCCGTCCGGTTGCCGGGCAACGCGCCGTCCGACACCTACTTGCGGGCCGAGCTGCTGATCAAGGCGGCCGTCGAGACCGGCGCCGACGCGATCCACCCCGGCTACGGCTTCCTTTCCGAGAACGCCGCGTTCGCCCGCGCCGTCCTCGACGCCGGGCTCACCTGGGTCGGCCCGCCGCCGGAGGCCATCGAGAGCATGGGCTCCAAGGTCGAGTCCAAGCGGATGATGGCCGACGCCGGTGTCCCGATCCTGTCCGAATTGGACCCGGCCGAGGTCACCGAAGCCGATCTTCCCTTGCTGGTCAAGGCATCCGCCGGTGGTGGCGGACGCGGGATGCGCGTCGTGCGCTCGCTGGGCGAGCTCGCCGAGGCTGTCGAAGGAGCGAGCGCGGAGGCCGCTTCGGCCTTCGGGGACCCGACCGTGTTCTGCGAGCGGTACCTGGAGACCGGGCGCCACATCGAGGTCCAGGTGCTCGCCGACACCCACGGCACGGTGTGGGCGGTGGGGGAGCGGGAGTGCTCGATCCAGCGCCGTCACCAGAAGGTCGTGGAAGAGGCGCCGTCGCCGTTCGTCGACGAAGCCATGCGGGAGGCCTTGTTCGACGCCGCGCGCAAGGCCGCGCAGGCGATCGACTACGTCGGCGCAGGAACGGTCGAGTTCCTCGCCGGACCGGACGGGCGGTTCTACTTCCTCGAGATGAACACCCGGCTCCAGGTGGAGCACCCGGTCACCGAGGTCACGACAGGGCTCGACCTCGTCGCGCTGCAGTTGCGGATCGCCGAGGGCGAGCACCTGCCGATCGAGGAGCCGGAGACCCGGGGCCACGCGATCGAGGTCCGGCTCTACGCCGAAGACCCGGCCGCGGGCTGGCAGCCGCAGAGCGGCACTTTGCATCGCTTCGAGCTTCCCGCCGCGCAGCGGGAATTCGAAGTGGGACCGGGTGTCCGGCTCGACTCCGGGTTCGTCAGCGGCCAGACCGTCGGTGTGCACTACGACCCGATGCTCGCCAAGGTCATCGCCTTCGCCCCGGATCGCCGGAGTGCGGCGCGGGCCTTGGCCGGAGCGCTGGCCGGTGCGGAGATCCACGGCGTGGTGACCAACCGCGATCTGCTGGTGAACGTGCTGCGGCACGAGGCCTTCCTCGCGGGCGAGACCGACACGGCGTTTTTCGATCGGCACGGCCTGGACACGCTGGCGAAGCCACTGGCCACTGTGGACACCGTACGGATTTCCGCGCTGGCGGCCGCTTTGGCGGGCGCCGCGGTGAACCGCTCGGGCGCCCGGGTTCAGGGACGGCTGCCGAGCGGTTGGCGCAATGTCCGCTCGCAAGGGCAGCGCAAACGCTTCCTCCAGGGCGAAGACGAAATCGAGGTTGTCTACACCCTCGGCCGTGACGGCCTGCGCGCCGACGGTTTCGCAGGCGTCGAACTGGTTTCGGCCGATGGCGGCAGTGTCGTCCTGGAGGTCGCCGGGGTACGGCGGAAGTTCACCGTCGCGCGCTACGACGGCGCCGTGTACGTCGATTCGCCGGAAGGCACCGTGGAACTGACCGTGGTGCCGAGGTACGCGGATCCGGACGCGGCGCTCGCCGCCGGTTCGCTCGTGGCGCCGATGCCGGGCACGGTCGTCCGGCTCGCTGTCGAGGCCGGTGACACCGTCAAGACCGGCGATCCGTTGCTGTGGCTGGAAGCGATGAAGATGGAACACCGGATCGCGGCGCCCGCCGACGGCGTCGTGACCGAACTCCCGGTGGTCGTCGGACAACAGGTCGAAGTGGGCACGATCCTCGCGGTGGTAGGAGAGAACGAATGA
- a CDS encoding acyl-CoA dehydrogenase family protein — MNAMNFTEPEERAALRAAVAELGKKYGHEYYSKQARAGLKTEELWAEAGRLGYLGVNLPEEYGGGGAGIADLAAVLEELAAAGCPLLLMVVSPAICGTVISRFGTDEQKKRWLPGIADGSRRMVFAITEPDAGSNSHKITTTAKRDGGDWVLSGRKVYISGVDEADAVLVVGRTEDSKTGKLKPALFIVPTDSPGFEYKQIEMDIVSPEKQFGLFLDDVHLPADALVGEEDAAIAQLFAGLNPERIMGASFSLGIARYALGKAVAYANERKVWRGEPIGTHQGLAHPLAEIKIELELAKLMTQKAASLYDSGDDFGAGESANMAKYAAAEVAIRAVDQAVQTHGGNGLASEYGLGTLVAAVRLGRIAPVSREMVLNFVGQHSLGLPRSY, encoded by the coding sequence ATGAACGCGATGAACTTCACCGAGCCCGAGGAGCGCGCCGCGCTGCGGGCGGCGGTCGCCGAACTCGGCAAGAAGTACGGGCACGAGTACTACTCGAAGCAGGCCCGCGCCGGGCTCAAGACCGAGGAACTGTGGGCCGAGGCCGGACGGTTGGGCTACCTCGGCGTGAACCTGCCCGAGGAGTACGGCGGAGGGGGAGCGGGGATCGCGGATCTGGCCGCGGTGCTGGAGGAACTCGCCGCGGCGGGCTGCCCGCTGCTGCTCATGGTCGTGTCGCCGGCGATCTGCGGGACGGTCATCTCGAGGTTCGGCACCGACGAGCAGAAGAAGCGCTGGCTGCCCGGGATCGCCGACGGCAGCAGGCGGATGGTCTTCGCGATCACCGAACCGGACGCCGGGTCGAACTCCCACAAGATCACCACCACCGCGAAACGCGACGGCGGCGATTGGGTCCTCAGTGGACGGAAGGTCTACATCTCCGGTGTCGACGAGGCGGACGCCGTCCTGGTCGTCGGCCGCACCGAGGACTCGAAGACCGGCAAGCTCAAGCCCGCGCTGTTCATCGTCCCGACCGACTCGCCCGGCTTCGAGTACAAGCAGATCGAGATGGACATCGTCTCGCCGGAGAAGCAGTTCGGCCTGTTCCTCGACGACGTCCACCTGCCCGCCGACGCGCTGGTCGGCGAGGAGGACGCGGCGATCGCGCAGCTGTTCGCCGGGCTCAACCCCGAACGCATCATGGGCGCGTCGTTCTCGCTCGGCATCGCGCGGTACGCGCTGGGCAAGGCCGTCGCCTACGCCAACGAGCGCAAGGTGTGGCGGGGCGAGCCGATCGGCACCCACCAGGGTCTCGCGCATCCGCTGGCCGAGATCAAGATCGAGCTGGAACTGGCCAAGCTCATGACGCAGAAGGCGGCGTCGCTCTACGACTCCGGCGACGACTTCGGCGCGGGCGAGTCGGCGAACATGGCGAAGTACGCGGCCGCCGAGGTCGCGATCCGCGCCGTCGACCAGGCCGTGCAGACCCACGGCGGCAACGGTCTCGCCAGCGAGTACGGGCTGGGCACGCTGGTCGCGGCCGTCCGGCTCGGCCGGATCGCGCCGGTGAGCCGCGAGATGGTGCTCAACTTCGTCGGCCAGCACAGCCTCGGCCTGCCCCGCTCCTACTGA
- a CDS encoding SDR family oxidoreductase, with protein sequence MSTLNGKTIIISGGSRGIGEAIAVRAARDGANIALLAKTAEPHPKLPGTVYTAAKAIEDAGGQALPIVGDVRDDTSVEAAIARTAEQFGGIDIVLNNASAIDLTPTESVSMKRYDLMQDINARGSFLLSKLAIPYLKLADNAHILTLSPPISLDEKWFQAGHLAYSIAKYSMSLVTVGLAAELRQFGIAANSLWPRTTIDTAAIRNVVGAELAAKSRTPEIMADAAHAILTKPSREASGNFYLDDEVLAAEGVTDFSKYRVGGSEEDLQLDFWVEERR encoded by the coding sequence ATGAGCACGCTCAATGGCAAAACGATCATCATTTCCGGTGGCAGCCGCGGGATCGGCGAGGCCATCGCGGTCCGCGCCGCCCGCGACGGGGCGAACATCGCCCTGCTGGCCAAAACCGCTGAGCCGCACCCGAAACTGCCGGGCACCGTCTACACCGCGGCCAAGGCGATCGAGGACGCGGGCGGGCAGGCGTTGCCGATCGTCGGCGACGTCCGCGACGACACCTCGGTCGAGGCTGCGATCGCGCGGACCGCGGAGCAGTTCGGCGGCATCGACATCGTGCTGAACAACGCCAGCGCGATCGATCTGACGCCGACCGAGTCGGTCAGCATGAAGCGCTACGACCTGATGCAGGACATCAACGCGCGCGGATCGTTCCTGCTGTCGAAACTCGCCATCCCGTATCTGAAACTGGCGGACAACGCCCACATCCTGACGCTGTCGCCGCCGATCAGCCTCGACGAGAAATGGTTCCAGGCCGGGCATCTCGCGTACAGCATCGCGAAGTACTCGATGAGCCTGGTGACCGTCGGGCTGGCGGCGGAACTGCGGCAGTTCGGGATCGCGGCGAACTCGTTGTGGCCGCGCACCACGATCGACACGGCCGCGATCCGGAACGTCGTCGGCGCCGAACTGGCGGCGAAGTCGCGGACGCCGGAGATCATGGCGGACGCGGCGCACGCGATCCTCACCAAACCGAGCCGTGAGGCGTCGGGAAATTTCTATCTCGACGACGAGGTGCTCGCCGCCGAGGGGGTCACGGACTTCTCGAAGTACCGCGTCGGCGGGTCCGAGGAAGACCTGCAGCTCGATTTCTGGGTCGAAGAGCGGCGATGA
- a CDS encoding TetR/AcrR family transcriptional regulator, with protein sequence MIREPQQERSRTTRRRLVEAAVETIGELGWNGTTVAVIAERAGVSRGAAQHHFPTREDLVAAAVEHVGEIQIVELRARAAELPSGRSRIERAVDMVLNLYSGPMFRAALHLWVAASTDEGLRATLVPLEARVGREAHRVTVELLGVDESHEGVRELVQATLDLARGLGLANLLTDDTKRRKQIVAQWARVLEPTLVLAKSKKIERNVENPGNV encoded by the coding sequence ATGATCCGCGAACCGCAACAGGAACGCAGCCGGACGACTCGGCGGCGGCTGGTCGAGGCCGCCGTCGAGACGATCGGGGAGCTGGGCTGGAACGGGACCACGGTGGCGGTCATCGCCGAACGTGCCGGGGTCTCGCGCGGTGCCGCCCAGCACCACTTCCCGACCAGGGAAGACCTGGTCGCGGCCGCGGTCGAGCACGTCGGCGAGATCCAGATCGTGGAACTGCGCGCCCGCGCGGCGGAACTGCCGTCGGGGCGGTCGCGGATCGAACGGGCCGTCGACATGGTGCTCAACCTCTACAGCGGGCCGATGTTCCGCGCCGCGCTCCACCTGTGGGTCGCGGCGTCGACCGACGAAGGGCTGCGCGCGACCCTGGTGCCGCTGGAGGCGCGGGTCGGCAGGGAAGCACACCGGGTGACCGTCGAACTTCTCGGCGTCGACGAGTCCCACGAGGGTGTCCGTGAGCTGGTCCAGGCCACTCTCGATCTTGCCCGGGGCCTCGGGCTGGCGAATCTGCTGACCGACGACACGAAGCGCCGCAAGCAGATCGTCGCCCAGTGGGCCAGGGTTCTGGAGCCCACCTTGGTGCTGGCAAAAAGCAAGAAGATCGAACGGAACGTAGAGAATCCCGGGAACGTCTGA
- a CDS encoding amino acid ABC transporter substrate-binding protein — MSWLDSLKTHMPEARERAATGPPVRPRGWARRHRALLIAVVLVLVGATLVILRPWESCGAGLRSVYADEESTGSSYVCVGLNLDSGPMRDDDPLEPLEKLIKSRNEAVGENFKTIVVLENLSPDPKVDSQPFPFIRREVQGAITAAWPKNGPPGIKLLLANYGSNADHWRAAAEEIVAAAAAQRIVAVTAVGNSSENSRALVAELSQHGIATIGATPTADNMNTDLKGARIDNFFRVGPTNTDEARAAAGYIAAHGFRRVMMIQGVSKEDTYATTLAEAFQNTSKIPVVFTKTYDVKPLADTSREAYLRGLFSRWHNDICGAKPDLIYFAGRGLDLGALVAALAGDGACEGLDSVTVMTGDDASTLAGNPLALNKDISVRLRYTALAYPDQWDMFTSDAAYPTYKKNHDNFVAEFTGTHGFPKSELWDGAAMIEHDAVAAAVEAAVQNVSADPVSVANVLRSIDCNSPVPGATGFVAFDQTTGNQLDKALPILSIDPDGSVHPVDLVWSRGRPLNTEPDCGR; from the coding sequence GTGTCTTGGCTCGATTCGTTGAAAACCCATATGCCCGAGGCCCGCGAACGCGCGGCGACGGGACCGCCGGTGCGGCCCCGCGGCTGGGCACGCCGTCATCGAGCGCTGCTGATCGCCGTCGTGCTCGTGCTGGTGGGTGCCACGCTGGTGATACTCAGGCCGTGGGAGTCGTGTGGTGCCGGGCTGCGCTCGGTGTACGCGGACGAGGAGTCGACAGGCTCGTCGTACGTGTGCGTCGGGTTGAACCTCGACTCCGGCCCGATGCGGGACGACGATCCGCTCGAACCGCTGGAAAAGCTCATCAAGAGCCGCAACGAGGCGGTGGGCGAGAACTTCAAGACCATCGTGGTGCTGGAGAATCTGTCCCCCGACCCGAAGGTCGACAGCCAGCCGTTCCCCTTCATCCGGCGTGAGGTCCAGGGCGCGATCACCGCCGCCTGGCCGAAGAACGGGCCACCGGGGATCAAACTGCTGCTGGCCAACTACGGGAGCAACGCCGACCACTGGCGTGCCGCCGCCGAGGAGATCGTCGCCGCGGCCGCCGCCCAGCGCATCGTGGCCGTCACCGCCGTCGGCAACAGTTCGGAGAACAGCCGGGCCCTGGTGGCCGAGTTGTCCCAGCACGGGATCGCCACGATCGGCGCGACCCCCACCGCCGACAACATGAACACGGATTTGAAGGGCGCGCGGATCGACAACTTCTTCCGTGTGGGCCCGACGAACACCGACGAAGCCCGTGCCGCGGCCGGGTACATCGCCGCGCACGGTTTCCGTCGCGTGATGATGATCCAGGGAGTCAGCAAGGAGGACACCTACGCGACAACGCTCGCGGAGGCCTTCCAGAACACGTCGAAGATCCCGGTCGTCTTCACGAAGACCTACGACGTCAAACCGCTCGCCGACACCTCGCGCGAGGCGTATCTGCGGGGCCTGTTCAGCAGATGGCACAACGACATCTGCGGCGCGAAACCCGATCTGATCTACTTCGCGGGCCGCGGGCTCGATCTCGGCGCGCTCGTGGCGGCGCTGGCCGGGGACGGCGCCTGCGAAGGACTCGATTCGGTGACCGTGATGACCGGGGACGACGCGAGCACACTCGCCGGGAACCCTTTGGCGCTGAACAAGGACATCAGCGTCCGGCTCCGCTACACGGCGCTCGCCTATCCCGACCAGTGGGATATGTTCACCTCGGACGCGGCGTATCCGACGTACAAGAAGAACCACGACAACTTCGTCGCCGAATTCACCGGCACCCACGGTTTTCCGAAGAGTGAACTGTGGGACGGTGCCGCGATGATCGAGCACGACGCCGTCGCCGCGGCTGTCGAGGCGGCCGTGCAGAACGTGTCGGCGGATCCGGTTTCGGTGGCGAATGTGTTGCGCAGCATCGACTGCAACTCGCCGGTGCCCGGCGCCACCGGATTCGTGGCGTTCGACCAGACGACGGGGAACCAGCTCGACAAGGCGTTGCCGATCCTGTCCATCGACCCGGACGGTTCGGTGCATCCGGTCGACCTCGTGTGGTCGCGGGGGCGTCCGCTGAACACCGAGCCGGACTGCGGCCGCTGA
- a CDS encoding chitinase, producing MNSLRRWATLVTTVGAALATAVGLAPVASAAPDAVLASPYLYQWSGQTDPIAAMNATGVKAFTLAFILSDGGCNPKWDGSRSLTGSDATMINNIRAKGGDVIPSFGGWSGTKLGTKCGTPAALAGAYQKVIDAYKLKAIDLDIENTDEFENYTVQDRILNAIKITKQKNPGLRVVITIPTEVGGPNATGKRLINQSKVLGAGVDAWSVMPFDFSSGGDMAGKTRSAVDGLKNVVKSTFGLSDDAAYRRSGLSSMNGKTDVAGETVSVADFRAIRDYAASKHLARLSFWAVNRDCNNCAGIAQGKYDYTKIVAGYTG from the coding sequence ATGAATTCCTTACGACGCTGGGCAACACTGGTCACCACCGTCGGCGCCGCTCTCGCCACGGCCGTCGGCCTCGCCCCCGTCGCTTCGGCGGCCCCGGACGCGGTGCTGGCCTCGCCTTATCTGTACCAGTGGTCGGGACAGACGGACCCGATCGCCGCGATGAACGCCACCGGGGTCAAGGCCTTCACCCTCGCGTTCATCCTCTCCGACGGCGGCTGCAACCCGAAATGGGACGGCAGCCGTTCGCTCACCGGCTCCGACGCCACGATGATCAACAACATCCGGGCCAAGGGCGGCGACGTCATCCCGTCGTTCGGCGGCTGGTCCGGTACGAAGCTCGGCACGAAGTGCGGCACACCCGCGGCACTCGCCGGCGCGTACCAGAAGGTCATCGACGCCTACAAACTCAAGGCGATCGACCTCGACATCGAGAACACCGACGAGTTCGAGAACTACACCGTCCAGGACCGGATCCTGAACGCCATCAAGATCACGAAGCAGAAGAACCCCGGCCTGCGCGTGGTCATCACCATCCCGACCGAGGTCGGCGGCCCCAACGCGACCGGAAAGCGGCTGATCAACCAGTCGAAGGTGCTCGGCGCGGGTGTCGACGCGTGGTCGGTCATGCCGTTCGACTTCTCCAGCGGCGGTGACATGGCGGGCAAGACCCGCAGCGCCGTGGACGGGCTGAAGAACGTCGTGAAGTCCACCTTCGGCCTGAGCGACGACGCGGCCTACCGGCGCAGCGGACTCTCGTCGATGAACGGGAAGACCGACGTGGCGGGCGAGACCGTCAGCGTCGCCGACTTCCGGGCGATCCGCGACTACGCGGCGAGCAAACATCTCGCGCGGCTGTCGTTCTGGGCGGTGAACCGCGATTGCAACAACTGCGCGGGAATCGCACAGGGCAAGTACGACTACACGAAGATCGTGGCGGGTTACACCGGCTGA